A DNA window from Caldanaerobius fijiensis DSM 17918 contains the following coding sequences:
- a CDS encoding type II CAAX endopeptidase family protein, whose translation MESVKIKTANYFYLLILVLLSTAGGYVQLKNIFSGLIITEFGFILLPILVYLFAKRYDVKSILKIRRIKISYILFAVIIALVGWVVSEAISVIWLFLAGRWIVVPPNPIPAPENTRIFIEEIITVAFSAAVCEELFFRGFFMTAYERAGSRRAIVMSGIFFALLHMNPASIPAIAFLGILFAYSVYRTGSVFMSMIIHFVYNFMSVSIMKLAGGIEQQATSIPLESAIAWLVLGVMAFLVLVKLLKKLDAVTKPEYKPAVGGTADFLRCSIGHWPIVLSIILIFGQIVLLRVFKF comes from the coding sequence TTGGAAAGTGTAAAGATAAAAACGGCTAATTATTTTTACCTGCTGATTTTAGTATTGTTGTCTACCGCTGGTGGGTATGTACAGCTAAAAAATATATTTTCAGGACTTATAATAACTGAATTTGGATTTATCCTCTTGCCTATCCTTGTTTACCTTTTTGCCAAAAGATATGATGTAAAAAGTATACTGAAAATTAGAAGGATAAAAATTAGCTATATTTTATTTGCAGTTATAATCGCATTGGTAGGGTGGGTAGTATCGGAAGCCATAAGCGTGATATGGTTATTTCTGGCCGGCAGATGGATAGTTGTTCCTCCAAATCCTATTCCTGCACCCGAAAATACGCGCATATTCATTGAAGAGATAATAACAGTGGCATTTAGCGCAGCTGTATGCGAAGAGCTTTTTTTTAGAGGCTTTTTCATGACAGCTTATGAGAGAGCAGGATCCAGGCGAGCGATTGTGATGTCAGGTATTTTTTTCGCATTATTGCATATGAACCCCGCTTCTATACCAGCTATAGCCTTTTTGGGCATACTGTTCGCTTATTCAGTATATAGAACGGGATCTGTCTTTATGAGTATGATCATACACTTTGTCTACAACTTTATGAGTGTCAGTATAATGAAGCTAGCAGGAGGAATAGAGCAGCAAGCAACATCAATCCCTTTAGAGTCAGCTATTGCATGGCTGGTATTAGGGGTAATGGCATTTTTAGTCCTTGTGAAATTGTTAAAGAAGTTAGATGCTGTTACAAAGCCGGAGTATAAACCGGCAGTGGGAGGTACTGCCGATTTTCTCCGCTGCTCCATCGGTCATTGGCCTATTGTTTTGAGTATTATCCTCATCTTTGGTCAGATTGTTTTACTTCGCGTGTTTAAATTTTGA
- a CDS encoding N-acetylmuramoyl-L-alanine amidase family protein, with the protein MQSIFFLTNLVTDTYSSCREAVNQLKSRIVFEFTGLPVVKDKSLDKIIKIEFSPCKFNMPEGIFNIKDSTIDFLELKSSKSNVIDAIIHLVHSSRYTIQVTPGLPSRVYLYVDRSPLIPLFENKVIYLEPSRNPKAISPTSLKEEKPTLEISKNLYTLLKLMRSNVTIINEKPISLAERTEKLLKLPPGILICIGTTIDDPKVSGFKVYYHPSSKESLNLAKAVHSAMKEKLPLDSLGIHAANTNRLSYGNPGILVEAGCIRNRVDEGHLRDVDYKQKVAQALYNGLKKYFQLTL; encoded by the coding sequence TTGCAATCAATATTTTTCTTAACGAATTTAGTAACAGATACCTATTCATCGTGCCGGGAAGCTGTAAATCAGTTAAAATCCAGAATTGTCTTTGAATTTACCGGTTTGCCTGTGGTAAAGGATAAAAGCCTCGATAAAATCATTAAAATAGAATTTTCCCCTTGTAAATTCAACATGCCCGAAGGTATTTTCAACATAAAAGACAGTACCATTGATTTTTTAGAATTAAAATCTTCAAAGAGTAATGTAATCGATGCAATAATTCACCTTGTCCATAGTTCCAGATATACCATTCAAGTGACGCCGGGTTTGCCTTCGCGGGTATACCTTTATGTGGACAGATCTCCACTTATTCCCCTATTTGAGAATAAGGTAATATACTTAGAGCCGTCCCGCAACCCCAAAGCTATAAGTCCAACCAGCCTGAAAGAAGAAAAACCTACGCTGGAAATTTCAAAAAATCTATATACTCTTTTAAAACTCATGCGCAGCAATGTTACCATAATAAACGAAAAACCTATAAGCTTAGCTGAAAGAACAGAAAAACTTTTAAAACTGCCTCCAGGAATATTGATATGTATTGGTACCACTATCGACGATCCAAAGGTATCAGGTTTTAAAGTGTATTATCATCCATCATCAAAGGAAAGTCTTAACCTGGCTAAAGCCGTACATTCAGCTATGAAAGAAAAATTGCCGCTGGATAGTCTTGGTATCCACGCGGCAAACACAAATAGATTATCTTACGGCAATCCTGGTATACTGGTTGAAGCCGGTTGCATAAGAAACAGAGTAGACGAAGGACATCTTCGCGATGTAGATTATAAGCAAAAGGTGGCCCAGGCACTGTACAATGGCTTAAAAAAATACTTTCAACTTACGCTATAG
- a CDS encoding coenzyme F420-0:L-glutamate ligase, with protein sequence MLSIIPIRTHIITEKDDIVEVVYKYTHNIAEKGDLIAISESVVAITQGRAYIPETVKAGMMAKFLCRFPKRYGSLTSPAAFQLAIDDVGKIRILLGALAGGVGRLLGIKGWFFRVAGKQVVMIDDVAGTMPPYHRHIILGPKNPDKVCQAIKERMGIDAVIVDANDLGYVDVIGASKGVIAKEVERLLKSNPSGNYEQQTPIVIIKDYKSTLTIN encoded by the coding sequence ATGTTGAGCATAATTCCTATAAGGACACATATTATAACCGAAAAAGATGACATAGTGGAGGTTGTGTATAAGTACACCCACAATATAGCAGAGAAAGGCGACCTTATAGCCATATCAGAGAGTGTTGTAGCCATAACACAGGGTAGGGCTTATATACCGGAAACCGTAAAAGCGGGTATGATGGCAAAATTTTTATGCCGTTTTCCAAAAAGATATGGGTCATTAACTTCTCCTGCTGCATTTCAGCTGGCGATTGACGATGTGGGAAAAATAAGAATTTTATTGGGGGCTTTAGCTGGAGGAGTAGGTCGGCTATTGGGAATAAAAGGCTGGTTTTTCAGAGTAGCAGGAAAACAGGTAGTCATGATAGATGATGTTGCAGGTACTATGCCGCCGTATCACAGGCACATTATTTTAGGCCCTAAAAATCCTGATAAAGTGTGTCAGGCGATAAAAGAAAGAATGGGAATTGATGCGGTAATCGTTGATGCCAATGACCTGGGCTATGTAGATGTCATAGGGGCATCAAAGGGTGTTATTGCAAAAGAGGTTGAAAGACTGTTGAAGAGCAATCCATCGGGCAATTACGAGCAGCAAACTCCTATTGTGATAATAAAGGATTATAAATCAACTTTAACAATAAATTAA
- a CDS encoding phosphatase PAP2 family protein, with protein sequence MSRFINAISKSDIRLFYVINKKVKCKLLDRVMPVITNLAGPLVVIPITLFLYILSKENMLLRRMALESMLSLSGSHLVVQALKHAVSRERPGFVLDDVYTFKDFYDYSFPSGHTTAAFSMAISTFIFYQPVGMLLIFVAFMVGISRMYIGVHYPSDVLIGAILGTIFPLVIHSILT encoded by the coding sequence GTGTCTAGATTTATAAATGCTATCAGCAAGTCCGATATAAGGTTGTTTTACGTTATCAACAAGAAAGTAAAGTGTAAACTTTTAGATAGGGTAATGCCCGTTATAACGAATCTAGCAGGTCCGCTGGTAGTTATTCCTATTACGCTATTTCTTTATATTTTAAGTAAGGAAAATATGTTATTGAGGAGAATGGCATTGGAGTCGATGTTATCACTTTCCGGCAGCCATCTCGTTGTTCAAGCCCTTAAACATGCGGTCAGCAGAGAAAGGCCTGGCTTTGTACTCGACGATGTATATACATTTAAAGACTTTTATGATTATTCATTTCCTTCAGGTCATACCACGGCTGCCTTTAGTATGGCTATATCTACATTCATTTTTTACCAGCCTGTTGGTATGTTGTTGATTTTTGTAGCTTTTATGGTGGGTATATCCAGGATGTACATCGGCGTGCATTACCCTTCAGATGTCTTAATAGGGGCAATACTAGGTACAATTTTTCCTCTTGTCATACATTCGATTTTGACTTAG